In Leptospiraceae bacterium, the following are encoded in one genomic region:
- a CDS encoding AAA family ATPase produces the protein MQLAGFSIEEILYDGRRNIIYRALDKNNNKVILKVLKSEYPTENELIRFQKEYKILEKLKGVKGIADVIGFEKYKNSLFIIFKDSKGESLELIILKKIPLYTFYKIAKSVLIALKNIHEKKIIHTEIKPENILYDSLTGEVEIIDFSSSVEGESDLVDSDLIGSLDVSLAYISPEQTGRVNRLVDYRTDFYSLGATFYHLLTGKPPFTSSDPMDMIYSHIAKEPVSPSTLNKNIPKDLSSIILKLLSKNPDDRYHTVYGILYDLELIHSENFQRDEFTLGSKDFSLEFRVSEKVYGRQKEIKEILESFNYMYKNGKPELTVITGQAGIGKSSLVKEISKLILSARIYFIFGEYEQYSKNLPFSGFIKAFTMLIRILLTEDSEDIENWKIRINAALGINAKIVTDVIPELELIIGSQPSVPYLEPNENSNRFYLIFQNFIRIFCNLNRPLVLFFDDFQWADSASLQMIKNLMSDSSLKYIFIILSFRTTEDTYNTPFSEMIDSIKKEKIYPKTIRLNPLKEEDITQILIDSFRSEYNSLIELSNLIFSKTSGNPFFISELLKKLANEKIIYLEQDTGNWKWDTQKIRNIELSSNIIDLLVDKIQALPEFLQEILCFSSCIGNRFDLWTISIMLKKTFSETIGLLENLIRQDFLQIPIGSMQKISQISKNNISAKEAKEIYFQFQHDRIQKAAYELIEINQRKILKFSIGKLLWKEKYSDEILFDIVNHLNYGFEDNVEYFERKELIILNLRASRKAKLSTAYESALEYLQYGLTLLKYFQNPWTDLPELTVQVYRELADLYFLNVKFDKLEECIAEMLLHTEDLHQITHCYKLLINYYTTISNYSNAMECGREGLEIFEIIFPRDNYELYISTELKEIKRNLKHRTVRSLLAARKLENEKQRLALELLSTLMPPAYLFNSQVWIILVLKSVNLMLINGISEQVYGFSCYGIILGSMFHDYKSGHEFGNLALDVAEMFQNKAEITKAANVMANFTLPFKEHLKNASEVNKRCLEAGRESGEFQHISYSLIFSALNSLYLGKNLSYILNEIIPQHILLCKQAKSSLGVDTISALRIVILSMTSGLDDKMELEVIRDYEEKFLLEWKKNNNYFTIFIYKVLKICNYYIQENYEKAFEQIQKAKAYLNYAVGLYANSEFIFYESLVLCALSVNVDKKTQDDYARQIQINQKQMKLWSHSCPENFQHKYLLVEAEIARINGRHWNASKLYDKAIEEANKNEFLQNEAIANEICARFYEGTGQSKIMRTYLVEAHYLYNRWGATYKIDLLERKYSDFFPKSNRKKIISDSADSSINLISDTSNHITNVVDLLDLNTLIKTSQTLAEEIVLDKLLKKIMRILFENAGAEKGLFIRKSKDDFFILASGNSNENEIKVFETESLTEKITPNSNFAPLALIHYVARVKKHIVIGDSTKAELFINDQYLRKYKPKSILCYPVLRQDNLIGIIYLENNLTIDAFTKQRLEVLNILSTQIAISIENSEFYANLEAKVDERTANLNQALQQVKLLKEKQDGDYFLTSLLIHPLGKNNIQNDLISIEFFIEQKKKFLFKNKEVEIGGDLCTADRIFLNNRSYVVVLNADAMGKSIQGAGGILVLGSVFKSILQRTHSGTLDNNIYPEKWIKNSFLEMQRIFESFDGYMLISLVLGLLDEENGILYFINVEHPKIILYRNNKASFVEKEERTFRKMGIQGIDTPVNISLFQMKPNDVIFLGSDGRDDIILGIDENGLEILNFEEELILESVEEGNGNLKNIYQSIISKGQLSDDLSMVRLGYRELEKKINSQMESEHKVLQNKIEELLNIINTQSEKKEYPILIKSYELLISLQPTENKYLLSLSYIYFKLKRYSKCIEYSELIKLRLPFNHQNMLRLIISHMRLKNYPRSNNLLIELLLFRPNSKKAKILELILSDYVIKSF, from the coding sequence ATGCAACTTGCTGGATTTTCGATTGAAGAGATTTTGTATGATGGCAGAAGAAATATTATATATCGTGCTCTAGATAAAAATAATAATAAAGTTATTTTAAAGGTTTTAAAATCAGAATATCCAACAGAAAACGAATTAATACGATTCCAAAAAGAATATAAAATTCTAGAAAAATTAAAAGGTGTCAAGGGTATTGCTGACGTTATCGGCTTTGAAAAATATAAAAATTCTTTATTTATTATTTTTAAGGATTCAAAAGGAGAAAGTTTAGAATTAATTATATTAAAAAAAATTCCTCTGTATACTTTTTATAAAATAGCCAAATCTGTTTTAATTGCTCTTAAAAATATTCATGAAAAGAAAATCATTCATACTGAAATTAAACCAGAAAATATTCTATACGATTCTTTGACGGGCGAAGTTGAAATTATTGACTTTAGTTCTAGTGTAGAAGGAGAAAGTGATCTTGTAGATTCGGATCTGATTGGTAGTTTGGACGTAAGTTTAGCTTATATTTCTCCGGAGCAAACTGGACGAGTAAATCGACTTGTTGACTATAGGACAGATTTTTACTCACTCGGAGCTACTTTTTATCATTTGCTTACTGGTAAACCGCCATTTACCTCATCTGATCCAATGGATATGATTTATAGTCATATTGCTAAAGAACCGGTATCTCCGTCTACATTAAATAAAAACATTCCGAAGGATCTATCTAGTATTATCCTTAAATTGCTTTCTAAAAATCCAGACGATCGTTATCATACTGTATACGGAATATTATACGATTTAGAATTGATTCACTCTGAAAACTTTCAGCGAGATGAATTTACTCTTGGCAGTAAGGATTTTTCGTTAGAATTTAGAGTTTCGGAAAAGGTTTATGGCAGACAAAAAGAAATTAAAGAAATTTTAGAATCATTTAATTATATGTATAAAAATGGTAAACCTGAATTGACAGTAATTACTGGTCAAGCTGGTATTGGTAAATCGTCATTAGTCAAAGAAATTAGTAAATTAATATTATCCGCTAGAATATATTTTATATTTGGTGAGTATGAGCAATATTCAAAAAATTTACCATTTTCAGGATTTATAAAAGCATTTACTATGCTGATTCGAATTTTATTAACAGAGGATTCCGAAGATATCGAAAATTGGAAAATCAGGATTAATGCAGCGCTTGGGATAAATGCAAAAATTGTTACAGATGTTATTCCAGAGTTAGAATTAATAATAGGCTCACAGCCTTCCGTTCCTTATTTGGAACCAAATGAAAATTCCAATCGATTCTATTTAATTTTTCAAAATTTTATTCGAATTTTTTGTAATTTAAATCGTCCTTTAGTTTTATTTTTTGATGATTTCCAATGGGCAGATTCAGCATCTTTACAGATGATAAAAAATTTAATGTCGGATAGTTCCTTAAAGTATATTTTTATAATTCTAAGTTTTAGAACTACTGAGGATACTTACAATACTCCGTTTTCTGAAATGATTGACTCTATCAAAAAAGAAAAAATTTATCCTAAAACAATTCGTTTAAACCCACTTAAAGAAGAAGATATTACTCAAATTCTAATAGATTCTTTTCGCTCAGAGTATAATTCTTTAATAGAATTATCTAACCTAATTTTTTCAAAAACATCTGGGAATCCTTTTTTTATAAGTGAATTATTGAAAAAATTAGCGAATGAAAAGATTATTTATTTAGAACAAGATACAGGTAATTGGAAATGGGACACACAAAAGATCAGGAATATAGAACTCTCTTCTAATATAATTGATTTGTTAGTTGATAAAATTCAAGCCCTTCCAGAATTCTTGCAAGAAATTTTATGTTTTAGTTCTTGTATAGGCAATAGATTTGATTTGTGGACTATAAGTATTATGCTCAAAAAAACTTTTTCTGAGACAATCGGTTTATTGGAAAATTTAATAAGACAAGATTTTTTACAAATTCCGATAGGTTCCATGCAGAAAATTTCCCAAATTTCTAAAAACAATATCAGTGCAAAGGAAGCAAAAGAAATTTACTTTCAATTTCAGCACGATAGAATTCAGAAGGCTGCTTATGAATTGATTGAAATTAACCAAAGAAAAATACTTAAATTTTCAATTGGTAAATTACTTTGGAAAGAAAAATATTCGGATGAGATTTTATTTGATATTGTAAATCATTTAAATTATGGATTTGAGGATAACGTCGAATATTTTGAAAGAAAAGAACTCATTATTTTGAATTTACGTGCTTCCCGTAAAGCCAAATTATCTACAGCTTATGAGTCTGCACTAGAATATTTGCAATACGGTCTAACTCTTTTAAAGTATTTTCAAAATCCTTGGACTGATTTGCCTGAATTAACAGTACAGGTATATAGGGAGTTGGCGGATTTATACTTTTTAAATGTTAAATTTGATAAATTGGAAGAGTGTATTGCGGAAATGTTACTGCATACTGAGGACTTACATCAGATAACACATTGTTATAAATTATTAATTAATTATTATACGACTATTTCTAATTATTCAAATGCTATGGAATGTGGGCGTGAAGGTTTGGAGATTTTTGAAATTATATTTCCGCGTGATAATTACGAATTATATATTTCCACTGAGTTAAAAGAAATAAAAAGGAATCTAAAACATCGAACAGTTCGTTCTTTGTTAGCAGCAAGGAAATTAGAAAATGAAAAACAACGTTTGGCTCTTGAGTTACTTTCTACTTTAATGCCGCCTGCCTATCTTTTTAATTCACAGGTTTGGATTATTTTGGTTTTAAAATCTGTCAACCTGATGTTAATAAATGGAATTTCAGAACAAGTCTATGGTTTTTCTTGTTACGGAATCATCTTAGGTTCTATGTTTCATGATTACAAATCAGGCCATGAGTTTGGAAATCTTGCTTTGGATGTTGCAGAAATGTTTCAAAATAAAGCTGAAATCACAAAAGCCGCTAATGTTATGGCTAATTTTACTTTGCCGTTCAAAGAACATTTAAAAAATGCTTCGGAGGTAAATAAGAGGTGCTTAGAGGCCGGTCGGGAATCAGGAGAGTTTCAGCATATTAGTTACAGCTTAATATTTAGTGCATTAAATTCTCTTTACCTTGGAAAAAATCTTTCGTATATATTGAATGAAATTATACCGCAGCATATTTTATTATGCAAACAAGCTAAGAGTAGTCTTGGAGTAGATACAATAAGTGCACTTAGAATAGTAATTCTCTCGATGACAAGTGGACTTGATGACAAAATGGAATTGGAAGTAATTCGTGATTATGAGGAAAAGTTTTTACTAGAATGGAAAAAAAATAATAATTATTTCACTATTTTTATTTATAAAGTTCTCAAAATATGCAATTACTATATACAAGAAAATTATGAGAAAGCATTTGAGCAGATTCAAAAAGCAAAAGCTTATCTTAATTATGCAGTTGGATTGTATGCAAATTCCGAATTTATATTTTATGAATCACTCGTATTATGCGCACTATCAGTAAATGTGGATAAAAAAACGCAAGATGATTATGCAAGACAGATTCAAATTAACCAAAAACAAATGAAATTATGGAGCCATTCTTGTCCTGAAAATTTTCAACATAAATATCTTTTAGTGGAAGCTGAAATTGCAAGGATAAATGGCAGGCATTGGAACGCTAGTAAATTATATGATAAAGCAATTGAGGAAGCAAACAAAAATGAATTTCTTCAGAATGAAGCAATCGCAAACGAAATTTGTGCAAGGTTTTACGAAGGAACGGGGCAAAGTAAAATTATGCGAACTTATCTTGTTGAAGCTCATTATCTATATAATCGTTGGGGAGCCACTTATAAAATTGATTTATTAGAGAGAAAATATTCTGATTTTTTCCCAAAATCGAATAGGAAGAAAATAATTTCTGATTCGGCTGATTCGAGTATAAATTTAATTTCGGATACTTCTAATCATATCACAAACGTAGTCGACTTATTGGATTTAAATACATTAATAAAAACATCTCAAACTCTTGCGGAAGAAATTGTATTAGATAAATTATTAAAAAAAATTATGCGTATACTGTTTGAAAATGCAGGCGCAGAAAAAGGTCTATTTATTAGAAAATCGAAGGATGATTTTTTTATATTGGCCAGCGGAAATTCGAATGAAAACGAAATTAAAGTATTTGAAACAGAAAGTTTAACCGAAAAAATAACTCCAAATTCTAATTTTGCTCCACTTGCGTTAATTCATTATGTTGCAAGAGTAAAAAAACATATAGTGATCGGTGATTCTACAAAAGCGGAATTATTTATAAATGATCAATATTTGCGAAAATATAAGCCTAAGTCTATTCTTTGTTATCCGGTGCTTCGGCAGGATAATTTAATTGGAATTATATATTTGGAAAATAATTTAACGATAGATGCCTTCACTAAACAAAGGTTGGAAGTTCTAAATATTTTATCTACTCAAATTGCAATCTCTATCGAAAATTCCGAATTTTATGCTAATTTGGAAGCAAAAGTAGATGAGAGAACTGCAAATTTAAATCAAGCATTGCAACAGGTAAAATTACTGAAAGAAAAACAAGATGGGGATTATTTTTTAACTTCGTTATTAATTCATCCACTTGGAAAAAATAATATTCAAAATGATTTAATTAGTATTGAATTTTTTATCGAACAAAAGAAGAAATTTTTATTTAAAAATAAAGAAGTTGAGATAGGAGGAGATCTTTGTACTGCTGATAGAATTTTTTTAAATAACCGTTCTTATGTTGTTGTTTTAAATGCGGACGCGATGGGAAAATCTATTCAAGGTGCTGGTGGAATATTGGTATTAGGTTCTGTATTTAAATCAATTTTACAGAGAACACATTCAGGGACATTGGATAATAATATTTATCCGGAGAAATGGATTAAAAATAGTTTTCTAGAAATGCAAAGAATATTCGAAAGTTTTGATGGATATATGTTAATTTCTTTGGTACTAGGTCTTTTAGATGAAGAGAATGGAATTTTATATTTTATTAATGTTGAACACCCTAAAATAATATTATATAGGAACAACAAAGCTAGTTTTGTGGAAAAGGAAGAAAGGACATTTCGAAAGATGGGTATACAGGGAATTGATACACCTGTAAATATTTCATTATTTCAAATGAAGCCGAATGATGTAATATTTTTGGGTTCAGATGGTAGGGATGATATTATTTTGGGGATCGACGAGAATGGACTTGAGATATTAAATTTTGAGGAAGAATTAATTCTTGAATCTGTTGAAGAAGGGAATGGGAATTTGAAGAATATATATCAATCAATAATATCGAAAGGTCAACTTAGTGATGATTTGTCTATGGTCAGACTTGGTTATCGGGAATTAGAAAAAAAAATAAATTCTCAAATGGAAAGCGAACATAAAGTATTACAAAATAAAATAGAAGAATTACTTAATATAATTAATACGCAAAGTGAAAAAAAGGAGTATCCGATTTTGATAAAAAGTTATGAACTTCTCATATCTTTGCAACCAACAGAAAATAAATATTTATTATCTCTGTCCTATATATATTTTAAATTGAAAAGATATAGCAAGTGTATTGAATATTCGGAGCTTATCAAACTTAGATTACCATTTAATCATCAGAACATGCTTCGATTAATAATAAGTCATATGAGATTAAAAAACTATCCTAGATCGAATAACCTTCTCATTGAATTGCTGTTGTTCAGACCAAATAGCAAAAAGGCAAAAATTTTAGAGTTAATTCTTTCAGACTATGTAATTAAATCTTTTTAA
- a CDS encoding MotA/TolQ/ExbB proton channel family protein — protein sequence MITTYLGIFLAFLSVIIAILLEGAHIGAFFKLSAIILILGGTLGATIASFSVPQIKAMLLILEKMMSSKENLDFMDLFVKLLEKTRRDGLLSLEDEIEEIENDLAQKGLRLIVDGTDPSTVEEILFEWSEQKQEVELNSSKILETAGGFCPTVGIIGTVMGLVHVLENLGAGTTALGEGIATAFIATFYGIGFANLFFLPIANKVKAYSRNEHERRQAVIRGLLSIQAGDNKRIMLERMSPYME from the coding sequence ATCATTACCACGTATTTAGGTATTTTTTTAGCATTTTTATCAGTAATAATTGCCATACTATTAGAAGGCGCTCATATCGGAGCGTTTTTTAAGTTATCGGCAATTATATTGATACTTGGAGGAACGTTAGGAGCTACAATAGCTAGTTTTTCTGTACCGCAAATCAAAGCAATGCTTTTGATTTTAGAAAAAATGATGAGTTCAAAAGAAAATTTAGATTTTATGGATTTATTTGTAAAATTACTTGAGAAAACTAGACGGGATGGATTACTTTCGTTAGAAGACGAAATCGAAGAGATTGAAAATGACCTCGCACAAAAGGGACTTCGATTAATTGTTGATGGAACTGATCCATCGACTGTGGAAGAAATATTATTTGAATGGTCTGAGCAAAAACAAGAAGTTGAGTTGAACTCATCGAAAATTTTAGAAACAGCGGGAGGTTTTTGTCCAACGGTTGGAATTATTGGAACTGTAATGGGTCTGGTGCATGTATTAGAGAATTTAGGAGCAGGTACAACAGCACTAGGAGAAGGGATCGCAACTGCATTTATTGCTACATTTTATGGAATTGGATTTGCCAACTTATTTTTTTTACCGATTGCGAACAAAGTGAAAGCATATTCTCGAAATGAACATGAGCGTAGACAAGCTGTAATTCGAGGTTTGCTTTCCATTCAAGCAGGGGATAACAAGCGTATTATGTTAGAGAGAATGTCACCTTACATGGAATAG
- the eutC gene encoding ethanolamine ammonia-lyase subunit EutC has protein sequence MQQKENKVDKKNISDPWFKLKQFTSARIGLGRSGVGIPTKNYLDFQMAHAKAKDAVLTEINFQNIRKWLKNNKLQFIELESSCQNRESYLTRPDFGRMLSKISNERLKSKTKIHKNNKISISLVVVDGLSSIAIENNILPLFENLLPELRKKYLIPPVNLVKNGRVAIGDEISYLQKTDICIVFIGERPGLSSPDSLGIYLTYKPKIGTTDERRNCISNIRIGGLSYPLAVKKILYLLEESLRKKISGVNLKDNIKLTLN, from the coding sequence ATGCAGCAAAAAGAAAATAAAGTGGATAAAAAAAACATTTCGGATCCATGGTTTAAGCTCAAACAATTTACTTCTGCTAGAATCGGATTAGGCAGAAGTGGAGTAGGAATTCCTACGAAAAATTATTTAGATTTTCAAATGGCTCACGCCAAAGCTAAAGATGCTGTATTAACAGAAATAAACTTTCAAAATATCCGAAAGTGGCTAAAAAACAATAAACTCCAATTTATAGAATTAGAAAGTTCGTGTCAAAATCGAGAGTCCTATTTAACTAGACCAGACTTCGGTAGAATGCTTTCAAAAATTTCAAATGAAAGATTAAAAAGCAAAACGAAAATACATAAAAATAACAAAATTTCAATTTCGCTAGTAGTAGTGGATGGCCTTTCGAGCATTGCAATAGAAAATAACATTCTTCCCTTATTTGAAAATTTATTACCAGAATTAAGAAAAAAATACTTAATTCCACCAGTCAATTTAGTAAAAAATGGACGTGTCGCAATCGGGGATGAAATATCCTATTTACAAAAAACAGATATTTGTATTGTGTTTATTGGAGAAAGACCTGGACTAAGTTCTCCAGACAGTTTAGGCATTTACCTAACCTATAAACCAAAAATTGGAACTACAGATGAAAGACGAAATTGTATTTCAAATATTCGAATCGGTGGGTTAAGTTATCCTTTAGCCGTTAAAAAAATTCTCTACTTATTAGAGGAATCACTCCGAAAAAAAATTTCCGGAGTCAACCTAAAGGATAATATAAAATTAACGCTAAATTAA
- a CDS encoding NAD(P)-dependent alcohol dehydrogenase, translating to MKIHAIAANGKREQLSDFFYEANSNSPHDCIIKVQTCGICHSDIHMIDNDWRISKYPLVPGHEVVGIIEEVGSLVKHFKVGDRVGVGWQSGACLECKDCLNGNENLCSKSLSTIVGRHGGFGSHLQVDSRFCFKIPESMESAVASPLLCAGITVYSALRYAGMTSGKNIGIIGIGGLGHLAVQFAAKLGNRVTVFTTSSDKKEFALANGASEVVVGSPKSNSIEKLNIILNTTHNDLDWPLFLSLLDSDGTLSFVGVPPNTLSTIHVGMLLNKRLRIMGSPIGGRGMINEMLEIAAKFNISPVIEKFPSSNANEAISKVRANQVRYRAVLEF from the coding sequence ATGAAAATACATGCTATTGCAGCCAATGGTAAACGAGAACAGTTGAGTGATTTTTTCTATGAGGCAAATTCAAATTCTCCGCATGACTGTATTATTAAAGTTCAAACGTGTGGTATTTGTCATAGTGATATTCATATGATTGATAATGATTGGCGAATTTCAAAGTATCCACTTGTTCCTGGACACGAAGTAGTAGGAATTATAGAAGAAGTTGGTTCGTTAGTAAAACATTTTAAAGTTGGGGACCGAGTTGGAGTAGGCTGGCAATCTGGAGCTTGCCTGGAATGTAAAGATTGTCTTAATGGAAATGAAAATTTATGTAGCAAAAGTCTTAGTACGATAGTAGGTAGGCACGGGGGATTTGGTAGTCATCTTCAAGTCGATAGTCGTTTTTGTTTTAAAATTCCTGAGTCAATGGAATCGGCAGTAGCCTCGCCTCTATTATGCGCTGGTATTACTGTATATTCTGCACTTCGTTATGCCGGAATGACTTCCGGAAAAAATATTGGAATTATAGGAATAGGTGGTTTGGGGCACTTAGCAGTTCAGTTTGCTGCAAAATTAGGAAATCGAGTTACTGTATTTACTACTAGTTCGGATAAGAAGGAGTTTGCGCTTGCAAATGGAGCATCTGAAGTTGTGGTTGGTTCACCAAAGTCAAATTCAATTGAAAAATTGAATATAATACTAAATACAACACACAATGATTTAGATTGGCCTTTATTTTTAAGTCTTCTTGATTCGGATGGAACGTTAAGTTTTGTTGGGGTACCGCCAAATACGTTATCTACTATTCATGTTGGGATGTTATTAAATAAGCGCCTTCGAATTATGGGTAGTCCCATTGGAGGACGCGGAATGATAAATGAGATGTTAGAGATTGCAGCTAAATTTAATATATCTCCCGTGATTGAAAAGTTTCCTTCTTCCAACGCAAATGAGGCAATTTCAAAAGTCCGCGCAAATCAAGTTCGTTATAGAGCTGTATTAGAGTTTTAA